Proteins encoded in a region of the Candidatus Moanabacter tarae genome:
- the lpxB gene encoding Lipid-A-disaccharide synthase produces MSSLLSSEFPEPDASPIDLLIVAGEHSGDQHAARLLLGLKELRPDLTVAAVGGSQLKREGAQLLFDLTQYSVVGFVEVVSKFGLYKKIFDATINWIEKHRPRHICLVDYPGFNLRLARKLKKRRLSRKGGGEIQVFYYIGPQIWAWKAKRRFQMARCLDGLGVIFPFEVDCYKDTNLRVRFVGHPFVTMSELPLKFEFDGPILLLPGSRKIAVSRIFPILLEAFLRLRSQHPDLHALVIYPDDEIRKVIEEILVDLNIEDLRIRLARAGVQSPGRAALASSGTMSLACGLAGIPGCIVYRTHPVTFLLGRMLTKLPYLGIANLLLNSEIYPEYIQARATAKNLERGLHQALFSDVSQKNTRESSRKIWEHLDTSENSSSSVWLHELMEGEGARALNDS; encoded by the coding sequence ATGTCTTCTCTTCTCTCTTCAGAGTTTCCGGAACCGGATGCATCACCGATAGATCTGTTAATTGTAGCGGGTGAGCACTCTGGGGATCAGCATGCGGCTCGTCTACTTCTCGGCTTAAAGGAGTTGAGACCCGATTTGACAGTAGCGGCAGTGGGTGGAAGTCAGTTGAAAAGGGAAGGAGCTCAGCTCCTCTTTGATCTTACACAGTACTCGGTTGTTGGATTTGTCGAAGTCGTAAGTAAATTTGGTCTCTATAAGAAGATCTTTGATGCTACTATTAATTGGATCGAAAAACATCGTCCCCGTCATATCTGCTTAGTGGACTACCCGGGATTTAATCTTCGATTGGCGAGAAAGCTTAAGAAACGGAGATTGAGTCGGAAAGGAGGTGGTGAAATACAGGTATTTTATTATATCGGACCTCAAATCTGGGCTTGGAAGGCGAAGCGAAGATTTCAAATGGCTCGGTGTCTCGATGGGCTCGGGGTGATCTTTCCTTTCGAGGTTGACTGTTATAAGGATACTAATCTTCGGGTTCGGTTTGTTGGCCACCCCTTTGTCACAATGTCGGAACTTCCACTCAAATTCGAATTTGACGGCCCCATTCTTCTATTACCCGGAAGTCGGAAAATAGCGGTCTCTCGAATTTTCCCAATTTTACTTGAGGCATTTTTGCGGCTACGATCGCAACATCCTGATCTCCATGCTCTGGTCATCTACCCCGATGATGAGATACGTAAAGTAATCGAAGAGATTCTGGTTGATTTAAATATTGAGGATTTACGGATTCGATTGGCGCGCGCAGGCGTGCAAAGTCCAGGTCGGGCTGCATTGGCGAGTTCCGGTACAATGTCGTTGGCATGTGGGCTGGCTGGAATTCCAGGGTGTATTGTCTATCGCACCCATCCCGTGACTTTCCTACTTGGTAGGATGTTGACGAAGCTCCCTTACCTGGGAATCGCCAATTTGCTTCTTAACTCTGAAATTTACCCAGAATATATTCAAGCACGGGCAACAGCAAAGAATTTGGAAAGAGGACTCCATCAGGCCTTGTTTTCGGATGTTTCGCAGAAGAACACGAGAGAATCTTCAAGGAAGATTTGGGAGCATTTAGATACGAGCGAGAATTCCTCTTCATCGGTATGGCTTCATGAACTGATGGAGGGAGAGGGAGCCCGAGCTCTCAATGATTCGTGA